A region from the Pempheris klunzingeri isolate RE-2024b chromosome 17, fPemKlu1.hap1, whole genome shotgun sequence genome encodes:
- the shisa9b gene encoding protein shisa-9B yields the protein MRGTELLLGYFLVKVMVCDAEGEQGQTIDDFLMVTGFNDSKEGESGVTESPHMEDKCRGYYDVMGQWDPPFVCRTGSYLYCCGTCGFRFCCAFKSSRLDQTTCKNYDTPPWMMTGKPPPKVDVALESAKDKTNLIVYVICGVVAIMALIGIFTKLGLEKTHRPHRENMSRALAHVIRHPASEHTDDIGLGQHYENIETRVTLNSLHSSQMNNAAQASTLITQPYPAVGQITSPYEQQKPIKDLNKYATLKAVAEKANESFYSNRRQVIEMTTKGSLPMEAMDMEPEPSNPYSPPRQLSAKQNGHKYKSPKSHSPQSLSYGSNTAASPGMLRSWESKDTLGLRQSYGPKKLCIIEKELHTTRYMPPQPYFVTNSKTEVTV from the exons ATGCGGGGAACTGAGCTGCTGCTCGGTTACTTTTTGGTGAAAGTTATGGTGTGCGACGCGGAGGGCGAGCAGGGTCAGACCATCGACGACTTCCTGATGGTGACCGGGTTTAACGACTCAAAGGAGGGGGAGAGCGGAGTCACGGAGAGCCCGCACATGGAGGACAAGTGCCGCGGTTACTACGACGTGATGGGCCAATGGGATCCGCCGTTCGTGTGCAGGACGGGCAGCTACCTGTACTGCTGCGGCACCTGTGGCTTCAGGTTCTGCTGCGCGTTTAAAAGCTCCCGGCTGGACCAGACCACCTGTAAGAACTACGACACCCCACCGTGGATGATGACAGGAAAGCCCCCACCGAAAGTGGACGTGGCTCTGGAGTCCGCGAAGGATAAAACCAACCTCATTGTGTATGTCATATGCGGGGTCGTGGCCATAATGGCACTGATAGGAATTTTCACCAAGCTTGGTTTGGAAAAGACGCACCGTCCGCACCGAGAAAACATGTCAAG AGCTCTTGCACATGTCATTCGTCATCCCGCCTCAGAACATACGGACGACATTGGACTTGGCCAGCACTATGAGAACATAGAAACCAGAGTCACACTTAACAGTCTCc ACAGCAGCCAGATGAACAACGCGGCTCAAGCATCAACTTTGATAACACAGCCGTACCCGGCTGTGGGACAGATCACCAGCCCCTATGAACAACAGAAGCCTATCAAGGATCTCAACAAGTACGCCACGCTCAAGGCTGTGG CAGAGAAAGCTAACGAGAGCTTCTACAGCAACCGGCGGCAAGTGATCGAGATGACAACCAAGGGCAGCCTTCCCATGGAGGCCATGGATATGGAGCCAGAGCCGAGTAATCCTTACAGCCCACCCAGACAGCTGTCTGCAAAGCAGAATGGACACAAGTACAAAAGCCCCAAGAGCCACAGCCCCCAGTCGCTGTCTTACGGCTCCAACACTGCTGCCAGCCCAGGGATGCTAAGATCCTGGGAGAGCAAGGACACGCTGGGACTCCGACAGAGCTACGGCCCAAAGAAACTCTGCATCATAGAGAAGGAGCTACACACCACGCGCTACATGCCTCCACAACCATACTTTGTTACCAACAGCAAGACAGAAGTGACAGTATGA